In Ictalurus furcatus strain D&B chromosome 23, Billie_1.0, whole genome shotgun sequence, a single window of DNA contains:
- the cdv3 gene encoding protein CDV3 homolog isoform X3 — translation MSHSDEKEEEEYEKEEVGEDGEIILVSGDKVSGPWNKSGPPPPAAPVAEDKEVSESKPAGVYRPPGARLGSSKKGPSQGPPEIFNDAQFPSLLATAKHVETRKDREIEKTFEVVKHKSRAREEGGQGAVQHLQLDNQFAVLEDK, via the exons ATGTCTCATAGTGATgaaaaagaggaggaagagtaTGAGAAGGAGGAGGTGGGAGAGGATGGTGAGATCATATTGGTCAGTGGAGATAAAGTTTCAGGCCCTTGGAACAAATCCGGACCTCCTCCACCAGCTGCTCCCGTGG CAGAGGACAAAGAGGTTTCTGAGTCGAAGCCTGCTGGTGTATATCGTCCCCCTGGGGCTCGGTTAGGTTCATCAAAAAAGGGGCCATCACAGGGGCCTCCAGAGATCTTCAATGATGCGCAGTTCCCCTCACTTCTTGCAACTGCCAAACACGTGGAGACTCGCAA GGATCGAGAGATTGAGAAGACGTTTGAGGTGGTCAAGCACAAGAGCCGTGCCAGAGAAGAAGGTGGTCAAGGAGCTGTGCAGCATTTACAGTTAGACAACCAGTTTGCTGTTCTGGAGGATAAATAA